The Oscarella lobularis chromosome 12, ooOscLobu1.1, whole genome shotgun sequence genome window below encodes:
- the LOC136193574 gene encoding protein adenylyltransferase SelO, mitochondrial-like has protein sequence MSRILRSYLRFASTMSTLETLNFDNTCLKSLPIDEVAENYVRTVAGACFSRVRPTPVRNPRTVAVSRSALDLIDLNDAETDRDDFADYFSGGKLFPGAEPAAHCYCGHQFGNFAGQLGDGAAMYLGEVVNRRGERWEVQFKGSGKTPYSRTADGRKVLRSSIREFLCSEAIHNLGIPTTRAGACVTSDTMIPRDINYTGNPIEERVTIVTRIAPSFIRFGSFEIFKTRDPLTGRSGPSVGRKDILVTLLDYVISAHYPEIKAAHSDDVESRYAVFFRAITSRTIDLVVHWQSVGFCHGVLNTDNMSILGLTIDYGPFGFMDRFDPNHICNSSDNNGRYTYRKQPGICLWNLERLADALAPVLSREKSAEELKRYEKEFEIRFLKKMKQKLGLESDDADDSDLIDSLFETMHATGADFTNTFRCLSRLKLPGTSKEEEAQADVLTYLLSQCSSPQEMLASEKSMMDPRQLHMLLQLAQQNPQILELLGGSLAQLEAEKNRQERVSQLEKLTPEEKSAKDHHLWNDWLEKYRLRVSKEVSTAGDLSVDELQEKRVRLMNSHNPRFILRNYIAQNAIKKAEEGDFSEVKKVLERLENPYDDSPADVAVSKPTDETFAEKIPARIAASYDTRPPVWALGLTVS, from the exons ATGTCCCGAATTCTCAGAAGCTatcttcgtttcgcttcgacaATGTCCACTCTAGAGACCCTCAACTTCGACAACACGTGCCTGAAAAGTCTCCCCATCGACGAAGTCGCAGAAAACTACGTGCGAACGGTCGCAGGCGCTTGTTTCTCGCGCGTTCGCCCAACACCCGTTCGAAATCCACGAACGGTAGCCGTCTCGCGCTCGGCACTCGACCTAATCGACCTCAACGATGCAGAAACGGATCGCGACGACTTCGCGGACTACTTCAGCGGCGGAAAACTCTTTCCCGGCGCCGAACCGGCGGCCCACTGCTACTGCGGACATCAATTCGGAAACTTCGCCGGGCAGCTGGGAGACGGAGCTGCaat gtaTTTGGGTGAAGTTGTTAATAGGAGGGGTGAGCGATGGGAGGTGCAATTCAAAGGCTCCGGCAAAACGCCTTATTCTCGAACGGCAGACGGACGTAAAGTCCTCCGATCGAGCATCAGGGAGTTCTTATGCAGTGAG GCAATACATAATTTAGGAATTCCTACTACGCGAg CTGGTGCctgtgtgacgtcagatacCATGATCCCCAGAGACATAAACTATACAGGGAATCCCATAGAGGAAAGGGTGACTATAGTGACTCGAATAGCCCCGTCGTTTATACg ATTTGGATCGTTTGAGATATTCAAAACGCGCGATCCGCTAACGGGTCGTTCGGGGCCCAGCGTCGGTCGAAAAGACATCCTAGTTACTCTCCTTGACTACGTCATATCAGCTCACTATCCCGAG ATTAAAGCCGCGCATTCTGACGATGTTGAGTCTCGCTACGCGGTCTTTTTTCGTGCAATTACATCGCGTACAATTGATCTCGTAGTTCACTGGCAATCAGTTGGATTTTGCCACGG TGTTCTCAATACTGATAATATGAGCATTCTTGGCCTTACCATTGACTATGGTCCCTTTGGCTTTATGGATCGATTTGATCCTAACCACATTTGCAATTCCTCAG ACAATAACGGGAGGTATACGTATCGTAAGCAACCGGGGATCTGTCTGTGGAATTTGGAGAGGCTAGCCGACGCACTAGCGCCCGTACTatcgagagaaaaatcaGCGGAAGAGCTTAAACG ATATGAGAAGGAATTTGAAATCAGATTTCTTAAGAAAATGAAGCAGAAG CTGGGCCTTGAGTCCGATGACGCAGACGATAG CGATTTAATCGACTCTCTTTTCGAAACGATGCACGCGACAG GTGCTGATTTTACGAACACTTTTCGTTGCTTGAGTCGTCTCAAATTACCTGGCACTTCAAAGGAGGAAGA ggcTCAAGCTGATGTTTTGACTTATCTTTTATCTCAGTGTTCCTCACCTCAGGAAATGTTGGCCagcgaaaaatcaatgatGGATCCTCG ACAACTACACATGTTGCTACAGTTGGCTCAGCAAAATCCCCAGATACTCGAGCTTCTTGGAGGCAGTTTGGCTCAACTTGAAgccgaaaaaaatcgacaaGAACGAGTCTCACAGCTAGAG AAACTTACTCCCGAAGAGAAATCAGCTAAGGATCATCACCTATGGAATGATTGGCTGGAAAAATATCG attgAGAGTCTCTAAGGAAGTTTCTACTGCTGGAGATCTTTCTGTGGACGAA TTGCAGGAGAAGAGAGTTCGCCTCATGAATTCTCACAATCCTCG GTTTATTTTGAGAAACTACATCGCTCAGAACGCCATCAAAAAAGCCGAAGAGGGCGACTTTTCCGAA GTGAAAAAAGTTCTAGAACGTCTGGAAAATCCGTACGACGATTCTCCAGCCGACGTTGCCGTCAGCAAGCCAACTGACGAAACTTTTGCTGAAAAAATTCCTGCGAGAATAGCTGCATCATACGATACAAGACCTCCTGTATGGGCTTTAGGCTTGACTGTATCCTGA
- the LOC136193576 gene encoding uncharacterized protein, giving the protein MSYVWFLILLATKSILSWPCPSTCRCTGTKVECDGAELRDVPARLPPHTTELSLRNNSINVLTSRHLRLLPNLEKLDLSNNAIKVIDTNAALTLASLHRLVIIGNPLHCSCALTPLLDLLEYDSGSFCSSPRGFRGRAVHKTIRDVCGSRTVREAVGSGSASGSGEPDSESFQLVLLGANCSEWMINSSYVQALKKHLDEVLDKVTKSADINIVETICGHQNVTIRIEVLSRKDKQQQNVVPALVSKLQSSPNLNISGISEVFSFELICETCITVSPTVTSPDEDDTTFPSPYMIAIITVCSVVALTFTVITIVYVSVKVCCGGGSKAKGSQKAAKSFWDRTRLYEEVDDPSKRVPKPQKKKSKDSPRQNGGSAEMWSWPSAGSNFTTTTVL; this is encoded by the exons ATGTCCTACGTTTGGTTTCTGATTCTtctcgcgacgaaatcgattctTTCGTGGCCGTGTCCGTCCACGTGTCGTTGTACGGGTACGAAAGTCGAGTGCGATGGCGCGGAACTTCGCGACGTTCCGGCGCGCCTTCCTCCCCATACGACCGAACT GAGTCTGCGTAACAATTCCATTAACGTTCTTACGAGTCGACACTTGAGGCTGTTGCCCAATTTGGAAAAGCT TGATCTCAGTAATAATGCGATCAAAGTTATTGATACGAACGCGGCTCTCACCCTGGCGAGTTTGCACCGACT CGTCATCATAGGGAATCCTCTCCACTGCTCGTGTGCTCTGACACCTTTGCTAGATCTTTTGGAGTACGATAGCGGTAGCTTTTGCTCGAGTCCCCGCGGTTTTCGTGGCAGGGCAGTGCACAAGACCATCAGAGACGTCTGTG GCTCTAGAACTGTTCGTGAGGCAGTGGGTAGTGGATCTGCCAGTGGATCTGGAGAGCCGGATTCTGAGTCGTTTCAGTTGGTCCTGCTTGGGGCCAACTGTTCGGAATGGATG ATAAATTCGTCGTACGTACAAGCCTTGAAGAAACACTTGGACGAAGTCTTGGACAAGGTCACGAAATCCGCTGATATCAACATTGTGGAGACGATATGCGGTCATCAAAATGTGACCATTCGAATAGAAGTTCTATCTCGGAAAGACAAACAGCAGCAGAATGTAGTCCCTGCTCTTGTCAGCAAATTACAATCGTCTCCAAATCTAAATATTTCTGGAATTTCGGAAGTGTTTTCCTTTGAGCTGATCTGCGAGACTTGCATTACTGTGTCCCcaacagtgacgtcaccagaTGAGGATGATACAACGTTTCCATCTCCTTACATGATAGCAATCATTACTGTCTGCTCGGTTGTTGCTCTCACTTTTACAGTCATTACTATTGTGTATGTTTCCGTAAAGGTGTGTTGTGGTGGTGGTAGTAAGGCAAAGGGGTCCCAAAAGGCCGCGAAATCGTTTTGGGATAGAACGAG ACTTTATGAAGAGGTTGATGATCCATCAAAAAGAGTTCCTAAACcgcaaaagaagaagtcgaaggaCTCTCCTCGCCAAAACGGCGGTTCAGCGGAAATGTGGTCGTGGCCGTCCGCCGGAAGTAACTTCACTACCACTACCGTACTCTAA
- the LOC136193578 gene encoding HSPB1-associated protein 1 homolog has product MTLRIDSPSKSDALRFLREAKAPIVFTGMLESWDREKNWIPQRLADVFAKRPIRFRIIPKTASKSNSVLWETQCRHIEATIEEFLAWNSNEKRSKKPKTDTGLWTFNPTDYTAYADYKYMKDTFSTYPNLMASVDWTKFGLDEKSSRRESVFWMGGEGAHTPCHYDTYGFNLVAQLSGRKRWTLFSPEQSRYLYPTRVPYEESSVFSRVNVGCPDLGRFSMFSHAHPVEIVLEPGEVLFVPKHWWHYVECLDLSVSVNVWTPMDSDDADRLTESITRTVIFAIQSRINNQKDSSWMCPSESFSDFDANLSLLSRAYAHLTNIDDFQVSSETLLEALLHPEVVQLVARKLSAGK; this is encoded by the exons ATGACTTTGCGAATCGATTCTCCGTCTAAAAGCGAtgcgcttcgctttcttaGAGAAGCGAAGGCGCCGATCGTATTCACGGGAATGCTAGAGTCGTGggacagagaaaaaaactgGATTCCGCAACGATTAGCCGACGTTTTCGCCAAACGTCCGATTCGCTTCCGCATTATACCAAAAACGGCATCGAAATCCAACTCAGTTCTATGGGAAACCCAATGCCGACACATCGAAGCAACAATAGAAGAATTCCTCGCGTGGAACtcaaacgaaaaacgatcaaaaaagccgaaaacAGATACGGGCCTATGGACGTTCAATCCAACCGACTACACCGCCTACGCAGACTACAAATACATGAAAGACACGTTTTCGACGTACCCCAATCTAATGGCGAGCGTCGATTGGACGAAATTCGGTCTCGACGAAAAGTCgagtcgtcgagaaagcgtCTTTTGGATGGGAGGAGAGGGAGCTCACACTCCCTGTCATTACGATACGTACGGCTTCAATTTGGTCGCCCAGTTGTCGGGACGGAAACGCTGGACGCTGTTTTCGCCCGAACAGAGCCGATACTTATATCCGACGCGAGTTCCTTATGAGGAGTCGAGTGTCTTTAGTCGAGTTAATGTGGGATGTCCGGATTTGGGGAGATTTTCTATGTTTAGTCATGCTCATCCAGTCGAg ATTGTTCTTGAGCCTGGGGAAGTTTTGTTTGTTCCCAAGCATTGGTGGCATTACGTCGAATGCTTGGACTTGTCCGTAAGCGTAAACGTGTGGACACCTATG GATTCTGATGATGCTGATAGGCTGACCGAATCCATTACGAGAACAGTG ATATTTGCTATACAAAGTCGAATTAATAATCAGAAAGACTCGTCGTGGATGTGTCCATCCGAG TCGTTTTCTGACTTTGACGCGAAtctgtctcttctctctcgAGCCTACGCCCATCTAACGAACATAGACGATTTTCAGGTTAGCAGCGAAACGTTACTAGAGGCTCTCTTGCATCCCGAAGTCGTACAACTCGTAGCTAGAAAACTTAGCGCAGGAAAATGA
- the LOC136193577 gene encoding myeloid differentiation primary response protein MyD88-like, whose translation MTNIGQENPFSSFASESSETSETTIVVGIDGRATTPTTPTSPTSIKVGDLRYRTRRQVALRMNVPHMNDWRMFADSVGFSHLEIKNWEREHDPMNAVLDDWIAAKVPTLYDFMRVLAELGRFDVIKTLEEETRVVSPFTLQERVSQSSDIRENDVTNNARQLESLTLVASPNLPPPGGGVPSLTTPTTPASLTAQIPQQSPVSITTSPLSPLPGNPPALPSNPPSPMVTVEEEEQSEAEDVEAKLGDLIRNYKTPDKGKFFDVFLSYHEEDVAFALKLDQKCKENSLSACLPFRDLLLGIDRYSAIDYVIQHACKRTVIILSPKYVKSEYNEFETKVAYQLSPAQRQNLLIPVIYQKCKMPSLVRRILHIDYTNELHRPIFWERLIDSLK comes from the exons ATGACGAACATCGGGCAGGAGAACcccttttcctctttcgcGAGCGAATCGAGCGAAacgagcgaaacgacgatcgtAGTAGGAATCGAcggtcgcgcgacgacgccgacgacgccaacgTCGCCAACGTCTATCAAAGTCGGCGACTTGCGCTACAGAACGCGCAGGCAAGTGGCTCTTCGAATGAACGTGCCCCATATGAACGATTGGCGCATGTTCGCCGATTCCGTCGGTTTCTCGCACCTGGAAATTAAAAATTGGGAACGCGAGCACGATCCCATGAACGCGGTGCTCGACGATTGGATCGCGGCGAAAGTGCCGACTCTCTACGACTTCATGCGCGTTCTCGCCGAATTGGGACGCTTCGACGTGATCAAGACTCTGGAGGAGGAGACTC GCGTCGTGTCCCCTTTCACTCTACAAGAACGTGTCTCCCAATCTTCCGATATTCgggagaatgacgtcaccaataATGCTAGACAATTAGAAAGTCTCACGCTGG TGGCTTCTCCTAATTTGCCACCTCCTGGGGGCGGGGTTCCGTCCCTGACGACACCTACGACACCGGCAAGTCTAACGGCGCAAATTCCGCAACAATCACCAGTTTCGATAACAACTTCACCTTTGTCGCCGTTGCCTGGCAACCCACCTGCGCTCCCTAGCAACCCGCCCTCACCCATGGTCACAgttgaagaggaggagcagTCAGAGGCGGAGGACGTGGAGGCAAAACTTGGCGATCTGATACGCAATTACAAAACACCTG ATAaaggaaaattttttgacgttttcttgtcATACcacgaagaagacgttgcCTTTGCACTCAAGTTGGATCAGAAATGCAAAGAGAATTCCCTATCAGCGTGCTTGCCTTTTCGTGATCTTCTTCTTGGTATTGATCGGTATTCCGCTATAGACTACGTTATCCAACACGCGTGCAAGCGCACCGTCATCATTCTGTCACCTAAGTACGTAAAATCAGAATACAACGAATTTGAGACGAAAGTAGCCTATCAGCTTTCACCAG CTCAGCGGCAGAATCTTTTGATTCCGGTCATCTATCAAAAGTGCAAAATGCCGTCACTTGTGCGCAGAATTCTTCACATTGACTACACGAATGAACTGCATCGACCGATCTTCTGGGAACGACTCATCGACTCTCTTAAATGA
- the LOC136193579 gene encoding V-type proton ATPase subunit F-like — translation MAHHQVKRKLIAVIGDEDTCTGFMLGGIGEINQKRQPNFLLVKKDTTRAEIEEAFVNFMKREDIGIILINQYIGDEIRHLLDQNTASIPAVLEIPSKEHPYDPSKDSILRRAKGMFNPDDFR, via the exons ATGGCTCACCATCAAGTCAAGCGCAAGCTTATCGCCGTGATTGGCGACGAG GACACGTGCACGGGATTTATGTTGGGTGGAATAGGCGAAATCAATCAGAAAAGACAGccgaattttcttctcgtgaAGAAAG ACACTACGCGAGCCGAAATCGAAGAGgcattcgtcaattttaTGAAGAGAGAAGACATCGGAATTATTCTTATAAACCAATAC ATTGGTGACGAAATTAGACATTTGCTCGATCAAAACACGGCGTCGATTCCAGCCGTTTTAGAAATTCCATCCAAGGAACATCCATATGATCCATCAAAAGATTCCATCCTGAGACGAGCTAAG GGAATGTTCAATCCGGATGACTTCCGTTGA
- the LOC136193575 gene encoding uncharacterized protein: MDASVAAVDEDLSLREARMRDEIRTLQEERARALLEEIDALQKEKRLAVAKFQAVQAELTLLRKENERLKRDGGPNAAANLVAKLARLEEATQRDETTKRELRDKLKTSTQHNARLMLKIKKLEQPDEGGGSSSNSSATAQRRYSIDSASRSVQAGSSGVAAPSPPVQIRYKVPDNVREALGEAKQTIGDLRRQLEDRENELERCQSRCAETAQVYADAMAQAQMKDELLGEERQRRKTLKRSYHNLKAKLKALQADSAGLRAEFEEFRSWSRRHLKALSDDMELCRAIYSLKNSLAQEQSTMEQMESKLKKGQEEVIKANTENERLAGLVAKLKKDKEDARQHIRSLSEQLQSAVQSKDTALLLLHQAQEERQVNRRISPSPSSSSSLTYED, translated from the exons ATGGACgcctccgtcgccgctgtTGACGAAGACTTGTCTCTTCGAGAGGCTCGCATGCGAGACGAGATCCGCACGCTCCAAGaggaacgcgcgcgcgccctgctcgaggaaatcgacgctctccagaaagagaaacgtctcgccgtcgcgaaatTTCAAGCGGTCCAAGCCGAATTGACGCTCCTTCGAAAGGAGAACGAGCGACTGAAGCGCGACGGAGGACcgaacgccgccgcgaaTCTCGTCGCCAAGCTGGCGCGActcgaagaagcgacgcAACGCGACGAGACAACGAAGCGAGAACTGCGCGACAAGCTCAAGACATCGACGCAACACAACGCGCGTCTCATgctcaaaataaaaaaactcGAGC AGCCAGACGAAGGGGGCGGATCCTCGTCGAACTCGTCCGCGACGGCACAGCGTCGCTATTCGAtcgattcggcgtcgagatCCGTTCAAGCGGGCAGCAGCGGCGTCGCGGCGCCAAGTCCGCCCGTCCAAATTCGATACAAAGTTCCCGATAACGTTCGCGAAGCGCTCGGCGAAGCGAAGCAGACGATTGGCGACTTGCGAAGGCAGTTGGAG GATCGTGAGAACGAGCTCGAACGCTGCCAATCGCGATGCGCCGAAACGGCGCAGGTCTACGCAGACGCTATGGCACAAGCACAG ATGAAGGATGAGTTGCTTGGTGAAGAAAGGCAGAGGAGGAAGACTCTGAAGCGTTCGTATCATAATCTAAAAGCCAAGCTAAAG gcttTGCAGGCGGATTCTGCCGGACTTCGTGCTGAGTTTGAAGAATTTCGATCTTGGTCGAGACGACATCTGAAGGCCCTGTCTGATGATATGGAACTTTGCAGGGCAATTTATAGTCTAAAGAACTCGTTAGCTCAG GAACAATCAACAATGGAACAAATGGagtcgaaattgaaaaaaggcCAAGAGGAAGTCATCAAAGCCAACACAGAGAACGA GCGACTAGCCGGTCTCGTAGCCAAACTCAAAAAGGACAAAGAAGACGCTCGCCAGCACATCCGTAGTCTCTCTGAACAACTTCAATCAGCCGTCCAATCGAAGGACACAGCTCTTCTCTTACTACATCAAGCGCAAGAGGAGCGTCAAGTCAATAGAAGAATCTCTCCCTCGCCGtcatcctcatcatcattgACGTATGAGGACTGA